In Phocoena phocoena chromosome 3, mPhoPho1.1, whole genome shotgun sequence, a single window of DNA contains:
- the JUND gene encoding transcription factor JunD, translating into METPFYGDEALSGLGGGGSGSDGSFASPGRLFPGAPPTAAAGSMMKKDALTLSLSEQVAAALKPAAAPPPAPLRTDGAPGAAPQDGLLASPDLGLLKLASPELERLIIQSNGLVTTTPTSTQFLYPKVAASEEQEFAEGFVKALEDLHKQNQLGAGAASAAAAAGGPSGMAAGAAPPGELAPAAATPEAPVYANLSSYAGGTGGAGGAATVAFAAEPVPFPPPPPPGALGPPRLAALKDEPQTVPDVPSFGESPPLSPIDMDTQERIKAERKRLRNRIAASKCRKRKLERISRLEEKVKTLKSQNTELASTASLLREQVAQLKQKVLSHVNSGCQLLPQHQVPAY; encoded by the coding sequence ATGGAAACACCCTTCTACGGCGATGAGGCGCTGAGCGGCCTGGGCGGCGGCGGCAGTGGTAGTGACGGCAGCTTCGCGTCCCCGGGTCGTCTGTTTCCCGGGGCGCCCCCGACGGCTGCGGCCGGCAGCATGATGAAGAAGGACGCGCTGACGCTGAGCTTGAGCGAGCAGGTGGCGGCAGCGCTCAAGCCCGCGGCCGCGCCGCCCCCGGCCCCCCTGCGCACCGACGGCGCCCCTGGCGCGGCGCCCCAAGACGGTCTGCTTGCCTCGCCCGACCTGGGGCTGCTCAAGCTCGCTTCGCCTGAGCTCGAGCGCCTTATCATCCAGTCCAACGGGCTGGTCACCACCACGCCGACAAGCACGCAGTTCCTCTACCCCAAGGTGGCGGCCAGCGAGGAGCAGGAGTTCGCCGAAGGCTTCGTCAAAGCCCTAGAGGACTTACACAAGCAAAACCAGCTGGGCGCGGGCGCGGCctccgctgccgccgccgccgggggACCCTCTGGCATGGCTGCGGGCGCTGCGCCTCCCGGCGAGCTGGCCCCGGCAGCGGCCACGCCCGAGGCGCCCGTCTACGCGAACCTGAGCAGCTACGCGGGCGGTACCGGGGGTGCGGGGGGTGCTGCGACGGTCGCCTTCGCCGCGGAGCCCGTGCCCTTCCCGCCGCCGCCACCCCCAGGCGCGCTGGGGCCTCCGCGCCTGGCCGCGCTCAAGGATGAGCCGCAGACGGTGCCCGACGTGCCGAGCTTCGGCGAGAGCCCGCCGCTGTCGCCCATCGACATGGACACGCAGGAGCGCATTAAGGCGGAGCGCAAGCGGCTGCGCAACCGCATCGCTGCCTCCAAGTGCCGCAAGCGCAAGCTGGAGCGCATCTCGCGCCTCGAGGAGAAAGTGAAGACGCTTAAGAGTCAGAACACGGAGCTGGCGTCCACGGCGAGCCTGCTGCGCGAGCAGGTGGCGCAGCTCAAGCAGAAGGTCCTCAGCCACGTCAACAGCGGCTGCCAGCTGCTGCCCCAGCACCAGGTGCCCGCGTACTGA